The following proteins are co-located in the Paenibacillus sp. FSL H8-0079 genome:
- a CDS encoding GNAT family N-acetyltransferase, translated as MLPESNLSPIEMLKIQANTLYTINEQQRLLSINEPGGGQAPAIFIGMTSAGSLTYYHEQLPPNLMAELGKDSELPLDIPKLIRKVETFESVNRVWMGPAYSFPETLDEWDLKVQLIGHEQRYLLAEHFPELTDHSHEKSPVAAYVIEGSAVAVCCSARVSVHGAEASLYTAPGYRGHGYAAETVKCWQYDVKKRGRMPIYSTSWDNLASQHVARKLGLIQFGVDFSITTLNSSKGCDLQ; from the coding sequence ATGCTTCCAGAATCGAACCTGTCGCCTATCGAAATGTTGAAAATACAAGCGAATACTTTATATACGATCAACGAGCAACAGCGCCTCCTAAGCATTAACGAACCGGGTGGTGGGCAGGCTCCAGCCATTTTTATCGGCATGACTTCTGCCGGTTCACTGACCTATTACCATGAGCAGTTACCGCCGAATCTAATGGCTGAGTTGGGTAAGGATAGCGAGCTTCCATTGGATATTCCGAAACTGATTCGAAAGGTGGAAACCTTTGAGTCAGTCAACCGTGTGTGGATGGGACCAGCCTATTCTTTTCCTGAAACATTAGATGAGTGGGATCTGAAGGTGCAGTTGATTGGTCATGAGCAGCGTTATTTGCTTGCGGAGCATTTTCCGGAATTAACGGATCACTCGCATGAAAAAAGCCCTGTTGCCGCTTATGTTATTGAGGGTTCTGCTGTGGCAGTGTGCTGCTCTGCAAGGGTCTCCGTTCATGGTGCAGAGGCCAGCCTGTATACGGCACCTGGTTATAGAGGACATGGATATGCAGCGGAGACGGTAAAGTGCTGGCAGTATGATGTTAAGAAGCGTGGACGCATGCCGATCTACAGTACATCCTGGGATAATCTCGCTTCACAGCATGTTGCCCGTAAACTGGGACTAATTCAGTTCGGTGTGGATTTCAGCATCACAACTCTGAATTCGAGCAAGGGCTGTGACCTCCAATGA
- a CDS encoding GNAT family N-acetyltransferase: MIRTFVQKDLQYVIEAHIRIYRKEYNYDDSFAEFITNAVNLFGLTGNHSREMLWIVELNHSASGSIGLTQVNDNTAQLRWFLIEPEARGAGWGVKLIEQAILFAKEKDYTSVILWTNESLIGARRLYQSVGFEVKEVRKQMLSGQELTEEQWELVL, from the coding sequence ATGATCCGCACTTTCGTACAAAAGGACCTGCAATATGTCATTGAAGCGCATATCCGTATTTATCGAAAAGAGTATAATTATGATGATAGCTTTGCTGAATTTATCACGAATGCGGTGAATTTGTTTGGACTTACGGGCAATCACTCGAGGGAAATGTTGTGGATCGTTGAGCTGAATCATTCAGCTTCAGGCTCCATAGGTCTTACTCAAGTGAATGATAATACGGCTCAACTACGCTGGTTCCTGATCGAACCGGAAGCACGTGGTGCAGGATGGGGCGTGAAGCTTATCGAACAGGCAATTCTTTTTGCAAAAGAAAAGGACTACACATCTGTGATCCTGTGGACCAATGAGTCTTTGATCGGCGCACGTAGATTATATCAATCTGTGGGCTTCGAAGTGAAGGAAGTCCGCAAGCAGATGTTGTCAGGTCAGGAGCTTACCGAAGAACAATGGGAACTTGTTCTGTAG
- the murI gene encoding glutamate racemase yields the protein MTKKIAFFDSGIGGLTVLHKALQQFPEEQFLYYADTLHVPYGTKSADEVRGHIFDCVEAIVQEDVQAIVIACNTATSLAVKDLRAKYDIPIIGMEPAVKPAVEMNRDSGKRVLVFATALTLSQTKYNELVSRVDDHHSVDSIALPELVEWCEQLDFDPSKIADYFRFKLADFDLQGYGTVVLGCTHYPFYTSILRTVLPEHIQIIDGSTGTVNHLKQRLGLVAQPEGRRGEQVTFFSSSGRPEEQEKMYSALQYLEKSSM from the coding sequence TTGACTAAGAAAATTGCTTTTTTTGATTCAGGCATCGGTGGTTTAACCGTTTTGCATAAGGCATTACAACAGTTTCCGGAAGAACAGTTTCTGTATTATGCGGATACCTTGCATGTCCCGTATGGAACCAAGTCTGCGGATGAGGTTAGAGGACATATTTTTGATTGTGTGGAAGCCATCGTTCAGGAGGATGTTCAAGCCATCGTGATTGCTTGTAATACAGCAACCAGTCTGGCTGTTAAGGATCTGCGCGCCAAGTACGATATTCCGATCATTGGCATGGAGCCTGCGGTGAAACCAGCCGTAGAGATGAATCGTGACAGTGGGAAGAGAGTGCTTGTATTTGCTACGGCCCTCACCTTGAGCCAAACCAAGTATAACGAACTGGTATCGCGTGTTGATGATCACCACAGTGTGGATTCCATTGCTCTGCCGGAACTTGTGGAGTGGTGTGAACAGCTGGACTTTGATCCGAGCAAAATCGCTGATTATTTCAGGTTCAAGCTGGCAGATTTCGATCTTCAAGGGTATGGCACAGTGGTGCTTGGCTGCACGCATTATCCATTCTATACGTCCATTCTGCGCACGGTTCTGCCAGAGCATATACAGATTATTGATGGCAGCACAGGCACGGTGAACCACCTGAAGCAGCGTCTTGGACTGGTGGCTCAGCCTGAAGGCAGAAGAGGGGAACAAGTTACCTTCTTCAGTTCATCAGGCCGACCGGAAGAGCAGGAGAAGATGTACAGTGCACTTCAATATCTTGAGAAGAGTTCCATGTAG
- a CDS encoding histidine phosphatase family protein has protein sequence MQSIYLIRHAKATGQEPHAELTDEGIGQAEKLANILAHHSITYIVSSPWKRAIQTAMPLGIATLQHIHTDERLQERILSSVNLPNWMDVLKRTYDDVDWVEEGGESSRTAAERGMALLEELWSRPEQHGAVVTHGNLLSLLIREYEPSFGYGEWTKLSNPDVYVLERQRPDTGLPTIRRIWTD, from the coding sequence TTGCAGTCCATTTATCTTATCCGTCACGCCAAGGCCACGGGGCAGGAACCCCATGCAGAGCTTACAGATGAAGGGATCGGGCAGGCTGAAAAACTTGCGAATATCTTGGCTCATCATTCCATAACGTATATTGTCTCCAGTCCATGGAAAAGGGCCATTCAGACGGCTATGCCACTGGGCATAGCAACGCTGCAACATATACATACGGATGAACGTCTCCAGGAGAGGATACTTAGCTCCGTTAATCTGCCTAACTGGATGGATGTGCTGAAACGTACATACGATGATGTGGACTGGGTGGAAGAAGGTGGGGAATCATCCAGAACCGCCGCTGAAAGAGGGATGGCACTCCTAGAAGAGTTGTGGAGCAGACCGGAACAGCACGGGGCCGTGGTTACTCATGGAAACCTGTTATCACTACTTATTCGTGAGTATGAACCATCCTTTGGTTATGGAGAGTGGACCAAACTGTCTAACCCGGATGTGTATGTGTTGGAGCGACAACGGCCAGATACAGGGCTACCCACCATTCGCAGAATTTGGACAGATTGA
- a CDS encoding DUF423 domain-containing protein: protein MQTLIILGSIMMFLAVALGAFGAHALKRKLSADMIKIYETGVQYHIAHGLGIILIGLLADRLESSSLVMLAGWLLFAGIILFSGSLYALSVTGVRKLGAITPLGGVAFLAGWVMIIIAAL from the coding sequence TTGCAAACCCTGATTATCCTCGGCAGTATTATGATGTTTCTGGCTGTCGCTTTGGGTGCTTTCGGAGCACACGCGCTCAAGCGTAAATTATCCGCTGACATGATCAAAATCTACGAAACCGGTGTTCAGTATCATATCGCCCACGGACTTGGAATCATCCTGATCGGACTGCTGGCAGACCGCCTCGAATCCTCTTCACTCGTCATGCTTGCCGGATGGCTGTTGTTCGCCGGGATCATCCTGTTCTCGGGTAGCCTGTACGCTTTAAGTGTAACGGGTGTTCGCAAATTGGGAGCCATTACCCCACTTGGCGGAGTCGCATTTTTGGCTGGATGGGTTATGATCATTATTGCTGCACTATAA
- the coaA gene encoding type I pantothenate kinase has protein sequence MNSYSPYIEFNRKEWAELKEHQTTLPLTEAELEQLKGLNEEVSIQEVEDIYLPLTHFIDLYARVSRELNRLTASFMKKKALPTPYIIGIGGSVAVGKSTAARLLQALLARGKNSPKVDLVTTDGFLYPNAVLQEKGIMNRKGFPESYDIKSLIQFMGDVKSGKPEVKAPVYSHLAYDVIQGEEKQICQPDILIIEGINVLQIKKETPLLVSDFFDFSIYIDAEEEHIRHWYVERFKLLRNTAFQNTDSFFHQRFANIDEEETVRTANQIWHDINAKNLHENILPTKGRARLILKKEADHSIGQIQLRKL, from the coding sequence ATGAATTCATACTCTCCTTACATCGAGTTTAACCGCAAGGAATGGGCTGAACTTAAAGAACATCAGACCACTCTTCCACTGACGGAAGCCGAATTAGAACAGTTAAAGGGATTGAATGAAGAGGTATCGATTCAAGAAGTCGAAGATATATATCTGCCTCTTACCCACTTTATTGACTTATATGCAAGAGTTTCACGAGAACTGAATCGACTGACGGCCTCCTTTATGAAAAAAAAAGCTCTCCCCACCCCCTACATCATTGGAATCGGGGGAAGTGTTGCCGTGGGCAAAAGTACAGCGGCCCGCTTGCTCCAGGCACTGCTCGCCAGAGGTAAGAATAGCCCAAAAGTTGACCTGGTCACAACCGACGGTTTCTTATATCCCAATGCCGTGCTGCAAGAGAAGGGCATCATGAACCGCAAGGGCTTCCCGGAAAGCTATGATATCAAATCCCTGATTCAGTTCATGGGCGATGTGAAATCAGGCAAACCCGAAGTGAAAGCACCGGTCTATTCTCACCTCGCCTACGATGTCATTCAAGGGGAAGAGAAGCAGATCTGTCAGCCGGATATTCTCATTATTGAAGGCATCAATGTGCTCCAGATCAAAAAGGAAACGCCTTTGCTGGTCAGTGATTTCTTTGATTTCTCCATCTACATTGATGCGGAAGAAGAACATATAAGGCACTGGTACGTTGAGCGTTTCAAGCTGTTACGCAATACAGCGTTTCAGAACACGGATTCCTTTTTCCATCAACGATTCGCCAATATTGATGAAGAAGAAACCGTGCGTACAGCCAACCAGATTTGGCATGATATCAATGCCAAAAACCTGCATGAAAACATTTTGCCAACCAAAGGACGTGCCAGGCTGATTCTGAAAAAGGAAGCCGATCACTCCATTGGGCAGATTCAATTGCGCAAACTGTAA
- a CDS encoding DUF3891 family protein, whose translation MIVYEREHDFVLTAQHEHGVVAGEMASHWKNELLADAAHRDDLILAAREHDRGWIELDSSPFWNDYSQSPYSFRDFPLRPRFVFYHKGIEEVRQKNLYAGLLCSLMYTELFQKNLGANAQDDEDIRDYLNEELEHQLSWENQLGGDTEALKRRLQSDVEIMLFCDQLSLFLCMEEPGTPAARYDFFAEGLSCTFDACSRQPIQAEWLSNEKVGLSFFPFDENFTVVLPYKSVPKASIRKFGMQQAYRRAEWKERRVLITELK comes from the coding sequence ATGATCGTATATGAGAGAGAGCATGATTTTGTTTTGACCGCACAGCATGAGCATGGAGTAGTAGCCGGAGAGATGGCTTCCCACTGGAAAAATGAATTGCTTGCCGATGCTGCTCATCGAGATGATTTAATTCTGGCGGCGAGAGAACATGACCGTGGCTGGATCGAACTGGATTCATCTCCGTTCTGGAATGATTACAGTCAATCGCCGTATTCGTTTCGTGATTTTCCGCTACGTCCGCGTTTTGTATTCTACCATAAAGGCATTGAAGAAGTTCGGCAGAAAAACCTTTACGCCGGATTACTGTGTAGCTTGATGTATACGGAGCTATTTCAGAAAAATCTGGGAGCCAATGCTCAGGATGATGAAGACATCCGAGATTATCTGAATGAAGAATTGGAACATCAGTTGAGTTGGGAGAACCAGCTTGGTGGTGATACTGAAGCATTGAAACGAAGGCTGCAAAGCGATGTGGAAATCATGTTGTTCTGTGATCAGCTCAGTCTGTTTCTCTGTATGGAGGAACCGGGAACACCTGCTGCACGTTATGATTTTTTTGCAGAAGGCCTCAGTTGTACGTTTGATGCCTGTTCCAGACAACCGATTCAGGCAGAGTGGTTATCCAATGAGAAAGTAGGGCTGTCTTTTTTCCCGTTTGATGAGAACTTTACGGTTGTTTTGCCTTACAAATCGGTACCGAAGGCAAGTATCCGCAAATTTGGTATGCAGCAGGCTTATCGCCGGGCGGAGTGGAAGGAACGCCGGGTGTTGATTACGGAATTGAAGTGA
- a CDS encoding 8-oxo-dGTP diphosphatase, with amino-acid sequence MNTRIEILTMCMVWDKMNDQVLLMNRPDRKGFPGYIAPGGKVDFPESIVDGAVREVLEETGLAVNEITYKGLDEFCDPEQGLRYMVFNYLATSFEGELLQDPPEGELLWVPVKQVFELPMQDWFAERIPRFFQAGTFERSVIWEKSSGRTLQETFMVYSDSVLEQSEVR; translated from the coding sequence ATGAATACCAGAATAGAGATATTAACGATGTGTATGGTATGGGACAAAATGAATGATCAGGTGCTGCTAATGAATCGGCCGGATCGCAAAGGATTTCCGGGATATATCGCTCCTGGGGGGAAGGTGGATTTTCCAGAGAGTATCGTGGACGGTGCCGTGCGAGAGGTTTTGGAGGAGACGGGGCTAGCGGTTAATGAGATTACGTATAAAGGACTTGATGAGTTCTGTGATCCCGAACAAGGATTGCGATACATGGTATTCAACTATTTGGCAACTTCATTTGAAGGCGAGTTATTGCAAGATCCTCCCGAAGGCGAACTGTTATGGGTGCCTGTGAAGCAGGTGTTCGAGTTACCTATGCAGGATTGGTTTGCTGAACGTATCCCGCGTTTTTTTCAGGCGGGAACCTTTGAGCGGAGTGTGATCTGGGAGAAGTCATCAGGACGTACCCTGCAGGAGACATTTATGGTGTATAGCGATTCGGTTCTTGAACAGAGTGAAGTTAGATAA
- a CDS encoding GNAT family N-acetyltransferase: protein MKLSFRILDWEEEKPYELLLLADPSKAIVDEYLSRGVCFIAEYEGEMVGEFVLLKTRPETAEIVNIAVQEELQGQGVGKHMIKEAMEAARRLGCRILEIGTGNSSFHQLKLYQRCGFRIIGVDRDFFVRHYEEEIIEDGIRCVDMIRMAIDLDAVTEDEKK, encoded by the coding sequence ATGAAATTGTCGTTCCGGATTTTGGACTGGGAAGAAGAGAAACCGTATGAGCTCTTATTGTTGGCTGATCCTTCAAAAGCGATTGTTGACGAATACTTGAGCCGGGGTGTTTGTTTTATTGCCGAGTATGAAGGAGAGATGGTTGGGGAGTTCGTATTGTTGAAGACTCGTCCAGAGACTGCGGAGATTGTTAATATTGCCGTACAGGAAGAACTGCAGGGACAAGGGGTAGGCAAACATATGATTAAAGAAGCGATGGAAGCTGCGCGGAGACTGGGATGCCGGATTCTCGAGATTGGGACAGGTAACTCAAGCTTTCATCAATTAAAGTTATACCAACGTTGCGGATTCCGCATTATCGGAGTCGATCGCGACTTCTTTGTGAGGCATTATGAGGAAGAGATTATAGAGGATGGCATCCGCTGTGTAGATATGATTCGTATGGCCATAGATCTGGATGCTGTTACAGAGGATGAAAAGAAATAG
- a CDS encoding 2-oxoglutarate dehydrogenase E1 component, whose translation MTIVEGNKKPWESYYGPNMGYVQEQYELFTQDPGSVTPAYRELFEQWGAPPMSGRDARTTSNSGNAQLASGNVDIQLLQKAVTAGKLVWNIRTYGHLAADIDPLGISEDTDTSLLEPQHFELNEEDLKALPASLIWEGADGQTATGWDAIQRLRQIYTGPMAYEFSHVHEVQEREWLNRRAESRTSPAPLTAKERKTLLERLVEVEQFEDYLHKTFVGQKRFSIEGNDVLVPMLDEAVRIMAEAGSSHILMGMAHRGRLNVLAHVLGKPYSKIFSEFHHAPNKDLVPSEGSTGINYGWTGDVKYHMGANRFVKDGETVQARLTLANNPSHLEYVNPVVQGFARAAQDDRRDPGYPKQDVTKAATILMHGDAAFPGEGIVAETLNFKALPGYQNGGTIHIIVNNRLGFTTDSSDSRSTYYASDLAKGYEIPIVHVNADNPEACIAAIRMAAEYRNRFKKDFLIDLIGYRRYGHNETDDPETTQPTVYDKVKNHPTVSHLYQDHLKQESVIDDASIASIRDGVMNKLKEAYDQMKKNEVHEYYQRKISEPEAVTITPTAVPLENLRSINADLLKWPENFNVYPKLQRILQRRSTSLNEGEKVDWSLAETLAFATILADGKPIRISGQDAERATFAHRNLVLHDSENGAKFCPLHHLPQAKASFAIYNSPLSEESVVGFEYGYNVYSPDTLVIWEAQFGDFANCAQVIFDQFVSAGRAKWSQKSSLVMLLPHANEGQGPEHTSARLERFLQLCAEDNMTVANLSSASQYFHLLRRQASLTETEDARPLVMMSPKSLIRNPRVASPAVEFSEGKFELVLEQAGLGTQPDRVERIILCSGKIAIDLEDAFEKDKADWSWLHIIRVEQLYPFPAEEIKRVLARFSNVKELVWVQEENKNMGAWTYMEPRLREVAPEGTTVRYEGRPEHASPSSGYQLVHSMEQQQIITSALKQTTKNNIPLGR comes from the coding sequence ATGACGATCGTGGAAGGCAACAAGAAGCCCTGGGAAAGTTATTATGGCCCCAATATGGGATACGTACAGGAACAATATGAATTATTCACTCAAGACCCTGGTTCGGTTACACCGGCCTATCGGGAATTATTTGAACAATGGGGTGCACCGCCGATGTCTGGCAGGGATGCACGTACAACCTCGAATTCCGGCAACGCCCAATTGGCTTCCGGAAACGTAGACATTCAATTATTACAGAAAGCGGTTACAGCGGGAAAACTGGTATGGAATATCCGTACCTATGGTCATCTTGCTGCAGATATAGATCCGCTTGGAATCAGTGAAGATACAGATACATCTTTGCTGGAGCCCCAGCATTTTGAATTAAACGAAGAAGATCTGAAAGCCTTACCTGCTTCTCTGATCTGGGAAGGTGCAGATGGGCAGACAGCAACCGGATGGGATGCAATCCAACGCTTGCGCCAGATTTACACTGGACCCATGGCCTATGAATTCAGTCACGTGCACGAAGTTCAAGAGCGCGAGTGGCTGAATCGCCGTGCGGAATCACGGACATCACCGGCTCCACTTACGGCGAAGGAACGTAAGACATTGCTGGAACGTTTGGTTGAAGTCGAGCAATTTGAAGATTACCTTCACAAAACATTTGTTGGGCAGAAACGTTTCTCCATTGAAGGTAACGACGTGCTTGTACCGATGCTGGATGAAGCTGTTCGCATCATGGCAGAAGCCGGATCAAGCCACATTCTGATGGGGATGGCCCACCGTGGACGGTTGAATGTACTGGCTCATGTCTTGGGCAAACCGTACAGCAAAATTTTCTCTGAATTTCATCATGCTCCGAACAAAGACCTGGTTCCATCGGAAGGTTCGACCGGAATCAACTATGGTTGGACGGGGGATGTCAAATATCACATGGGTGCCAACCGTTTTGTAAAAGACGGGGAAACCGTGCAGGCTCGCCTTACTCTGGCGAATAACCCGAGCCATCTGGAATACGTTAATCCGGTTGTACAAGGGTTTGCACGTGCAGCTCAGGATGACCGTCGTGACCCTGGGTATCCGAAGCAGGACGTAACGAAGGCAGCCACCATTTTGATGCATGGTGATGCAGCATTCCCTGGAGAGGGGATCGTTGCAGAGACGCTGAACTTCAAAGCTCTGCCAGGTTATCAGAATGGCGGAACCATTCATATTATCGTGAACAATCGTCTGGGCTTCACTACAGATAGCAGTGATTCCCGTTCAACGTACTACGCAAGTGACCTTGCCAAGGGGTACGAAATTCCGATTGTACACGTGAATGCGGACAATCCGGAAGCTTGTATTGCAGCCATTCGCATGGCGGCAGAGTATCGCAATCGTTTCAAAAAGGATTTCCTGATCGACTTGATCGGTTACCGTCGTTACGGCCATAATGAAACCGATGATCCCGAAACGACGCAGCCTACCGTCTATGACAAGGTGAAAAACCATCCAACGGTAAGCCACTTGTATCAGGATCACTTGAAGCAAGAATCGGTTATCGATGATGCGTCTATTGCGAGCATTCGTGATGGAGTAATGAACAAATTAAAAGAAGCTTATGACCAGATGAAGAAAAATGAAGTACATGAATATTACCAACGAAAAATCAGCGAGCCGGAAGCCGTTACGATTACGCCGACTGCGGTACCACTGGAGAATTTGCGCAGCATTAATGCCGATCTGCTGAAATGGCCTGAGAATTTCAATGTATATCCGAAGTTGCAGCGGATTTTGCAGCGTCGGAGTACTTCCCTGAATGAAGGGGAAAAAGTGGATTGGAGTCTTGCGGAGACACTCGCATTCGCAACCATTCTGGCAGATGGCAAGCCAATTCGGATTAGTGGACAGGATGCCGAGCGTGCTACATTCGCTCATCGGAATCTGGTACTGCATGATTCGGAGAATGGAGCAAAGTTCTGCCCATTGCATCACTTGCCACAGGCAAAAGCATCCTTTGCAATCTATAACAGTCCGTTATCAGAAGAATCCGTTGTTGGATTCGAATACGGATATAACGTATATTCACCAGATACACTGGTTATCTGGGAAGCCCAGTTCGGTGACTTTGCCAACTGTGCACAGGTTATTTTTGACCAGTTTGTATCAGCGGGTCGCGCCAAGTGGTCCCAGAAATCCAGTCTGGTCATGTTGCTTCCACATGCGAATGAGGGTCAAGGACCTGAGCATACAAGTGCTCGTCTGGAACGCTTCCTGCAGCTTTGTGCAGAAGACAACATGACGGTTGCCAACTTGTCGAGTGCTTCCCAGTACTTCCACTTGTTGCGTCGTCAAGCTTCGTTGACTGAAACAGAAGATGCTCGTCCACTTGTGATGATGTCACCGAAAAGTCTCATTCGGAATCCGCGTGTTGCTTCACCGGCAGTTGAATTCAGCGAAGGCAAGTTTGAGCTTGTGCTGGAGCAAGCTGGACTGGGTACACAGCCGGATCGCGTGGAGCGCATTATTTTGTGCAGTGGCAAGATTGCCATTGACCTGGAAGATGCTTTTGAAAAAGATAAAGCGGATTGGTCATGGCTTCACATTATTCGCGTGGAACAGCTCTATCCGTTCCCGGCAGAAGAGATCAAACGTGTACTCGCACGTTTCAGCAATGTAAAAGAGCTGGTATGGGTGCAGGAAGAAAACAAAAACATGGGTGCCTGGACATACATGGAGCCTCGTCTTCGTGAAGTCGCCCCGGAAGGCACAACCGTTAGATACGAAGGTCGCCCGGAACATGCAAGTCCTTCCAGCGGTTATCAACTTGTGCATAGTATGGAACAGCAACAGATTATTACATCTGCGTTGAAGCAAACGACGAAGAATAATATTCCACTGGGGAGGTAA